CACCCTGATCGGCTCGAGATCCTCCTGCGATGGAAGCGAGCCGAATCGCGCTCGAGTCTCGAGGCTCGGCCCGCGGCCGATCTGCCGCCCTTCCTCGCCCTTCATCAGGGCCTCGTCGGCAGGGGGGAAGGGATGGACGGGCTCGAACGACGGATCGAGCAGTTGCTCGGCTTCCCGGCGCCCGCCGCGGCGTGGGAGACCGAGATCCTGCCGGCCAGGCTGTCGCCCTACTTCCCTTCCTGGCTCGACAGCGCGATGCAACAGAGCGACCTCCTTTGGGTGGGATGCGAGCGTTCGCGTCTCGCTTTCGCCTTTCCCGAGGACCTCCGCCTTCTGCACCGGGGCGAGCGCCGGCGAGAGGATGTCGAGTCGCCGCTTCTTCCGCCTCCGGGGGCTCGCGCAGACACCGCCGAGATCGCCCGGCGGGCGGGGACCGACGTGGCGTCGGCTGCCGCGGCGCTGTGGGAGCTCGCGTGGCAGGGCGCGGTGGCCAACGACACCTACCTCGCGGTGCGGCGCGGACTGGCGAGCGACTTCGAGCCGCCGCGCGAGCTCGATCGCGGTCGCCTGTCGGCGTCGCGTGCGGCGGCCGGGCGCTTCCGCTCGGCCGCGCGACCGTTCCCGGGTCACTGGCTCCGGGTCCCGTGGCCCGACGAGCTCGGGGAGGACCCGATCGCCGCAGACGCCCTCGACCGTGAGCGGGCACGTCTGCTGCTGCATCGATACGGTGTCGTCTTCCGCGAGCTGCTGGCGCAGGAGCTTCCGGCGTTCGAGTGGCGGCGGATTTCGCGGGCGTTGCGTCTCATGGAGCTTGGCGGCGAGATCCTGGCCGGACAGTTTTTCCTCGGCGTCCCTGGGCTGCAGTTCGCCTCCCGCGAGGCCTTCCGCCGCCTTCGCGAGGAATTCGTCAGCGACACGGTCTACTGGCTCGCGGCCACCGACCCGGCGTCGCTCTGCGGCCTCGAAATCGCCGGTCTCAAGGAGACCCTGCCGCGTCGCGAGCGGGGAAGTCACCTGGTCTTTCTCGGTCGTGACCTCGTTCTGATCTCACGTCGCAGCGGACGCGAGCTGACGGTACGCCTGGCGCCGGATCATCCGCGTCTCGACGAGCTCTGGGCGCCCTTTTCGGTGCGCCTCGCTCGCCATGCCGAGCCGGAGCGGGCGATCGACATCGAACGCATCAACGACGAGCCCGCGGCCCGGTCGGCGTTCGCCGACCGCCTGGCGCGAGTCTTCAGCCTGACGCGGGAGGGCGACGCCATTCGCCTGCGGAAGAGTTACTAGCGAGCGGGTCGACCGCTGCTATTCTGCCCGGCGTGGCCGGGGCGTGCCCCCGAACGGAGGATCGGACCATGAGAATCGTGCGAATCGCCCTGCTCGTCGCCTTCGCGCTGGCGCTGACCGTCACCGCCGGACCGGCCCAGGCCGGCGAGCACCGGCTGGGCTTCGGGTTCCACTACTGGAAGACGCTCGATCAGTTGAAGGACCAGGGCGTCTCGAACGCGAGCGACATCGACGAAAGCGGGCTGTCGGAACTGTTCAGCTACCAGTACATTCCGCGCGGGATGCTCAAGATCGAGGTGGACGTCGAGCATTTCAAGGACGGCTTCGGCGGAGCGACGGAGGCCGCCTATTCGCCCCAGGTCTTCCTGCTGGTCGGTCGCGGGATCTACGCCGGCGTCGGCGTCGGCGCCACCTACTCGAAGGCCTTCGACAGTTCCTGGTCCGATCCCTACTATGCCGCGAAGGCCGGGATCGAGTGGCCGCTGCTGCCCCGGATGGACCTCGACCTCAACGCGAACTACCGCTTCGACGCGTGGAGCGAGCTCGAGAACGTCGACACCGGAACCCTGACCTTCGGTGCCGTGCTGAGGATCGCTCTGTGAAACCAAGGCGTTCCCCGCTCGGGCGGCGGGGGATGCTTCTCGCCGCCCTCCTGACGCTCCTCGCCGTGCCCGCTGGGGCCGAGACGCCGTATTTCCGCACGGTTCTCCCGCTTCCCGACGGCAGCTGGCAGATCACGTTCGGGGGGCTCGACTCCTGGTCCGCGCCGACAGCGGAGCTCTGGGTCGATGGGACGAGGGTGGAGGTCGGCAGCGAGAAGGTCGCGAGTGAGTCGCGACGGCGGATGCCTGCTCCGCCGGAAGGGGCGAGGCGGCTCGAGCTGCGAGTGCGAGGCCAGCGGGTCGCCGCGCTCGATCTCGAGCCCCTCGACGAGACGCATTCCGCCATGGCGAGCTGGACGATCTACCAGGTCATGCTCGAGATGTTCGCCAACGGCGACGCCGGCAACGACGGACAGATCCGGGGCTGGCGGCATCCGAGATACGCCGGCGGCGACTTGCAGGGGGTTCTCGATCGCGCCGACTACCTGCGCGACCTGGGGGTCACCGCCGTCTGGCTGAGCCCGGTCTTCCAGTCGCAGACGTCGCACGGCTATGACGTCCAGAACTACTATCGCATCGGCGACGCGGTGGGAGTGCCGGAAAATCCAGACGCCTCCCTGGCGCTCTTCCGCCGGTTGCGCGACGAGCTCGCGGCGCGCGGCATCCGCATCATTCTCGACATCCCGCTCAACCACGCCAGCCGCGTCTACGATCGCGAGCACGGCGATCCGCTCGTCTTGCACCCGAAGGCGACCGGTGCCAAGCAGCCGGCCGAGAAGACCTGGGAGAGCTGGGGCGCCAGCTACCAGTACTGGAACTTCGACCACGCGGCGACGCGGGAGTTTCTCAAGCAGGCGGCGCTCTACTGGCTGCGCGACGAGAAGGTCGATGGTCTGCGCCTCGACTACGTCCGCGGTGTGCCACACGACTTCTGGGCCGATCTGTACCGGGTGGCCAAGGAGGCGAAGAAGGGGGCGTTCCTCGTCGGCGAGTGCTGGGACGATGCGGCCGGCCCGGAGGCGAACGCCAAGGAGATCGCCTCGTATTACGCCGAAGTGGAGGGCCTTGGCCCGCAGTTCGACTCGCTGCTCGATTTCCCGCTGCAGTCGGTGCTCAACGACACCTTCGCCGGCCAGGGATCGCTCGCCGACACGGAAGCCTGGCTGCAACGGACGGCGGCGACCTACGGACCGGGGGCCTTGCCGACCTACTTCCTGGACAATCACGACCTGGCGAGATTCGCCGACCGGGGCGGAGATCGGGCCCATCTGCTCGCCGCTCTCGGGTATCTCGTGTCGCTCGACGGCCCTGTGGTGCTGTTCTACGGAACCGAGACCGGTCTCGGAGGGGGCGATGCGAAGGAGGGCTTCACGGACAGCGGACGACTGCCGATGCCGTGGAGCACACTCGATCGCGAGCTCGTGGGGCAGACTTCGGCGATCCTCCAGGCGCGGATCGCTCACCCCGCCCTCTCGTCGGGGGTCCGGCTGCCGCTCCTGGTCGAGGATCGGGTCCTGGTGGTGGCGAAAAAGGATGGCGCCGAGACGCTGCTCGTCGGGGTGAATCTCGGCGAGGCCGGGCGCGAGGTCGTGTTGGAGGCGACCGCACTGCTGCCGGGGAACCGCGAGCTCCCACCGATCGTCGGCGCTGCCCCGGCGCACACCGACAGCGAAGGTCGGTTGACCTGGACGCTTCCACCCCGGTCGACCTCGATCGTCGCGCTGGCCCCGCTCCCGCCGAGCTAGAATCCCGTCACGGGGCCGCCGGCCCCGTCTCGAAACGAAACCTGCGACAAGGAGACTTGGCGATGGCTGTACGCAAGGCTTCCGCCGTTTGGAACGGCGGGTTGACGGACGGCAAGGGCAGCGTGGCGCTCGGCAGCGGCGCGTGGCAGGGCGAGTACTCGTTCAAGACCCGCTTCGAAGAGGCGCCGGGAACGAATCCGGAAGAGCTGATCGGCGCGGCGCACGCCGGCTGTTTCTCGATGGCGCTGTCGGCGACCCTCGGACGCAACGGCTTCGCGCCGGAGCGGGTGGCGACCGAGGCTCGGGTTCACCTGGTCAAGCAGGAGGCCGGATTCGCCATCACCAAGATCGAGCTCCACTGCGAGGCGAAGGTCCCGGGGATCGACGAGGCGAAGTTCCAGGAGCTCGCCGGCGCCGCCAAGGTCGGCTGCCCGGTCTCCAAGGCCCTCGCGGCGATCGAGATCGAGCTGCACGCCAAGCTGACGGCCTGAGGCCGGCAGGCGGACGCGGTCCGCTCGTCAGGTCGGCCCTCCTACCCTGAGGGGGGGCGTCGATCGGGTCGGCGGGGCGTAGCATGCGCCCCCCGACCCGACCCTTGATCCCCGCCTCGTCATGAACCGTCGCCTCGTCGTCCTCCTGCTTCTCGCTGTCGTGCTCGTCGCCACCTTCGTCTGGTGGCGGAGCGATCGACGTCGCCTCGCGTCGCGTTTGAACGAGGCGATCGAGCAGGTGAGCAAGGAGGGGCCGGAAGACCAGCTCACGACCTTCGGGAAGATGCGGCGACTCGTCGGGCTGTTCGCGCCGGGATTCGTCGTGCTCGGCGGGGCTTACGAAGGCTCGATCAGCGACGCTCAGCAGTTGGCTGGCGTCGTCGCCTCGTATCGTTCGACCGTCTCGGATCTGCACTTCGTCGTCCGTCATCGCACGCTCGAGCTCGACGCGACGCGCGGCACGGCCCAGATGCTCCTCACCCTCGACTCGATCAGCCGGGGCGAGGGTGGGCCGAGCCACGAGTCGTACCGGTTTCGCATCGCCTGGGTGCGCAACGACGGGGAGTGGTGGATCCAGGAGGTCGAGCTCCTCGAGGTGGGCTCGCCAGGGAGGCTCGTTCCATGACCACCACCGAATCAGCGGTAGCGGCAGGCTCCGACCGGGCACCGGGAGAGATCCTGCGCCGCGCCACCTTCGCCAGCCTCGTCGTCGGACTGGCCGTGATGGGACTGAAGTTCGTCGCCTTCACGCTCACCGGGTCGGTGGCGCTGCTCTCGGATGCTCTCGAGTCGATCGTCAACGTGGTCGCCGCCGTGGCCGCCATGATCGCGATCCGGGTCGCGCTCCGGCCGGCCGACGAGACTCATCCTTTCGGCCACCACAAGGCCGAGTACTTCTCCGCCGGTCTCGAGGGGGCGCTCATCCTCGTGGCCGCCGGCACGATCTTCTACGAGGCCGTGGCGAAGCTATCGCATCCCGAGCCGCCGAATCAGCTCGGTCTCGGCCTGGCCTTCTCGGTGGTTGCCAGCTTGGCGAATCTCGCGCTGGCGCTGCTGCTGATTCGCACCGGAACGCGCCATCGATCGCCGGCGCTGGTCGCAGATGGCCGACACGTGCAGAGCGACGTGATCTCGTCCTTCGGCGTGCTCATTGGGATCGGACTGGCCTGGGCGACCGGCTGGTGGATTCTCGACCCGATCGTGGCGATCCTCGTCGCCCTGCAGATCCTCTGGATCGGGGCGAAGACGGTCTGGGGATCGATGGGCGGACTGATGGACGAGGCGCTGCCTGCCGCGACGATTGCGGAGATCGCCGCGACGATCCAGGGATCGATGGGGCAGGCGCTCGAATTCCACGATCTGCGCACTCGGCAAGCCGGGCCGACGACCTTTGTCGAGTTCCACCTGGTGGTTCCCGGCGCGCTGCCGGTGGCCGAGGCGCACGGCGTCTGCGACGAGATCGAACGGGCGCTCAGCGAGCGATTTGGCGGAGCGCACATCTCGATTCACGTCGAGCCGGAAGGCGAAGCTCGACATCTCGGCTACGAGCGCTGAGTCGCGCGGTCGACCGGCCTTGCGACGCCCCGCGGCAGGGTCAGATCGTTCGACGATCCCGATGCGGCGCGTCGGCGAGCCAGCGCGGTCCCAGGCTCAGGGCCACGACGACGAGGTGGGGGTCGTCGGGAAACTCCACGCGGCAGCAACTCGCGGGTAGCGGAATCCGGTAGCGGAAGAGCGTTCCCTGGACGACGGGGAGGTTGCGTCCCCGGCGATCGTGGAGGTGCGTGGCGACCCATCCGACGTGAGCCCGGCGCACGAATCCAGGGCGACGGAGGGTCAGCGGCAACCTGCCCAGTCGCCAGGTGCGATCCCAGGCCGCGAGGGGACGACGCCAGTCGTGGACGACGAGGTCAAGCGGATCCCCGTCGACGACGAAACGGACACGACGATCGCCACGCGCCGAAGACCCCAGAACATAGAGGTCGCCCTCGCCGCCATCGATCTGCAGCTTCTGGCCACCCGCCCTGGCGGCGAGCAGGCGCCCCGCCGTGTCTCGGCTCGGCTCGAACGTCACCCCGTCGACGACGAACGAGGCGGGCAGGAGCTCGGTGGGAACGTGCCGACCGCGACCGTCGAAACCGCCGCCGCCGCGTTCGCCGTCCCGGCTTGACACCGGTCGATCCGCCGGCCACGGCTGGGCGAACGCATCGGCTCCCCGACCAGGAGGAACGCCGGGGAGCTCGAGCCGCAGCGAGGCGAGGCTCCAGGCTGTCATCTCGACCTCGACGCGGCCTCCGGAGCCGGCGAGCGGCACGAGCGGCCGTTCGCATCCGTCGGCGAGCGAGGCTCGCTCCGGCGCAACGGTCGGACGGAAGGTGACGCGGGTCTGCCGGCCGCGTGTCTCTCGCAGGCGCAGGAGGATGCCGGAAGCGTCTTCGAGTCCCTTGACGGCATTCAGCCAGACGCCGTCCCCGACGAGCTCACCGAGGGTCGCGGTCCGCCCGAGACGGCCGGGGTGAGCGTTCACCACGAAACCGACCGGACGCAGGCGGAGCCGTTCCGCGTGCTCGACGACCCCGCCGTCCACCCAGCTTCCGGAATAGGGCAGAAGGGCGAGCTCGGTGCGATGCCGTCCAAGGTCCTGGTCGCGTTGGTAGGTGAAGCGGTGGCCGAGCCGAGGGGTCCTCACCAGCGTGGCCCGGAGAACCGAAGGCGCCGGGTGATCGAAGCCGCTGGTGTGCGGGGTGAGGATGGCAATGCCGTTGCCTTCCTCCATTTCGAGTGCCGCCCAGGCCTGGGCGGGGACCTCGTAGAGCCGCGGCGTCGAAACGCCGCGCTCGACCACGCCGACGCCTCCGTCGTAGAGCGCCCGAGCCGTGCCGCCGGGTGTCTCGAGCCTCGCCTTGAGCAGGCGCCCGCGGCTGCGCCAGTCGAGGTCGAGCTCGAGCTCGATGCGCCGCCCGGCATCTCCCGCGGCAAGCCGCACGCGGGTCGTCAGTGTCGAGCGGCCAGAGCGCCGTTCGATCGCCAGGGCGACACGCACCGGACCGGCTTCGAGCACCTCGAATCGGCAGGGCCCGGCGAAGCGCTCGGCGGCGGGTTCCGCCAGATCGCGGTGCTGCACCTCCCAGGCGGGGAAGCGCTCGGAGACGTCTCGCAGAAGCTCGAAGCGGAAGGGTGAGCCGAGCCGCTCCCGGGGATCGCCTGGACGACGCAAGCTGACGAGGTCTCCGGCGTCGTCGAAGTGGAGGCTCCAATGGCGGTTCGCGAGTCCGCGACCTGTCGCGGTCAGATCGCCGGCGGGGTGGGTGCCCTGAACTGCCTCGAGCGAGTAGACCGTGAGGGAGAGAGGGGCGAGCTTCGCCAGGAAGAGCGCGCGCCGTCCACCGTCGGGAGAGTCGATCCACTGCACCGGGGAAGCGAATCCGCGGGGATCCCGGACGACCGCACACGGCGGGACGGCGGCCTCGGGAGAAAACTCAACCTCGACAACCTCCTCGACCGCAACAGCCAGTGGATTGAAGACGGCGATCGGCGCCCCCGCGGTGCGCGTATCGAGCTGACGAGCCATCGCCGCGAGGGCGTGCTCGAGGACCTGGTCGAAGCGGGCTCGCGCGAGTGCCTGATCGTTCCAGGCGAGAGCGTTGGCCTCCGGGATGCAAGTGCCGCAGAGCGTGTCGTGCATCTGGTGCGCCAGGAGGCGTTTCCACGCCCAGCGAAGGGTCGCTGCCGGATAGTCGAAAGCGCCGAGCGTCGAGGCGAGCGCCGCCGCGCTCTCGGCCAGGGCCGCGGAGCGCTCGCCCTCGCGGTTGCCGCGCTTGATGGCGGCCTGGGAGCTGTATCCCCCGGTCGCGTGGACCGCGAGGAGCAGCTCGCCGCGGTATCGAGGAAGCGCCACGCGCTCGTCGCTGCCGATCTCGAGAAACGGCTGGGCCGAGGCACAGGGGACCACTTCGATCGGGCCGAGCGCCGCGACGGCCTCCTCGAGCCTGGCGAGCGTCGCGTCGGGAAGCGCCCCGCCCTTGTCCCCGATCCCGGTGTAGCGAAGGGCGATCGGTGGACGACCTGCCTCGACCAGTTCCGTGAACTGCCTGGCCCACGACTCGTCGTGCGCCAAGTTGGCCACCACCGGTTCGCCGTAGCCGCCGGGGTCGAGGGCGGCGAGCAACTCCTGGCCGTCGGGTCCCTCCCAGGCTCCGAAGGCGAACGGGATCGGTGCGGCGGCCCGCAGTTGTGCGCCGAGCCGCAGTTTCTGGGTGGAGAAGCCGACGACGCCGGCATGGGCGGCGATCGTCGGCAGCGCGGCCGGGAAGCCGAAACAGTCGGGCAGGAAGAGATCCTGGCAACGCGCGGCGAGATGGCGCTCGAAGAACCGCTGGCCGAGGTGGATCTGGCGGATCAACGACTCGGGGGAGGGCAGGACGCAGTCCATGGCTTCCCAGGCGGCTCCCGCGGGTGCCCACCGTCCCGCCGCGACCCAACCGCGGAGCTCGTCGAAAGCGGCCGGATCGTGCTCGCGCAGCAGGCTGTAGCGGTGCGCACCTTCGAAGCTGAGGACGTAGGAGGGAAAGCGCGCGAAGGCGCGCCGGTTCTCGGCGATCGTGCGCGGCAGGAACTGAGCAACGGTCCGGCGAAGGGTCCATCGCCACTGGCTGTCGAGGTGCGAAACCGCGACGACGTAGAGCGTGGGGCGACGGCGAGTGGGGGCGTTCATGCCAGAGTGAGGCGAAGCCGGATGATAGACTCGCTCATGCAATTCCCCAAGGACCCGTCGGGGCATCTCGCGCGTTCGCGGACGGCGCAGGGCGCACCGTCTGGGAGGGAGCGGGACCGGGGCGAATGGCACCGAGACCGGAAGGAGGACGCGATGCCGTCGAAGACCAAGGTGCTCGCCGGAGTCGTTCTGGCCGTGACGTTGTCCGGCTCCGTGCACGCACAACTGAGCGAAGTGCCGAAGGCCTTCGAGGCTCTCGATCGCGGTGACGGGGAGGCCGCCCAGGGGACCTTCTCCCGGGCTGCCGTCGAAGCGTTGCTCGCCCTCGCGGAGAGCCAGCGCGGCGACGCGCAGAAGTCCACTCTGGCGCGGGCCGCCGAGCTGGTGCCGGCAGACGCCGAGGGACTCCGGCAGCGGGTCCAGGGGATGCAACTGCTGGCGGAAGGGAAGAACGCCGAAGCGGCCGCCCTGTACGGGGCGCTGGCGACGCGAGAGCCGCGCGACAAACGAGTGCAGTACTTTCTCGGCGTCGCGCGCCAGCGCGCCGACGATCTTCCCGGCGCGATCGTGGCCCTGCGCGAAGCGACCAACCTCGATCGAGCGTTCGGGGTGGCACTGGTCGCGCTGGGAGATGCCTTGCGCCAGGCGGGCGACTTCGGCGGCGCCTACAACGCCTACAACCACGCGACGACACCCGACGGGCGGCCGGTCTCGGCGCTCCTCGGTCGGGCCGCGTCCCGCATGTTGATCGGTGACATGGAAGGTGCAGCGAGCGACCTCGAGTTGGCGATCAAGATTTCGGCGCCCGGAATGGATCGCTACCGTTCGCTGATGGGGATGTTCTTTCTCCGGGCCTACGAGCGGAAGGTTGCCGACGGCACCTCGCGGGTCGAGCAGGCGGTGGCGATGTGGCAGGAGCTCGGGCGCACCGACATGGCCGTGGCGGCCTGCAACGCCGCGGGGAGGATCTTCCTCGAGACCGGCGACCCGGATGGAGGCGAGAGCTGGTATCAGGCCGGGTGGAACCTCGTGCTCGACTCGAAGACGGCCGCCGAGGAGCGGACGCTCTGGCAGGTGCGGATGCTGCACGGCACCGCACGCGCCGCGGCGGCACGTCGCGACTTCAATCGTGCGGACTCGCTCGTCGCCCAGGCCAAGGGACTGATGGACCAGGACAGCCGGAACGCTGAGCACTACGCCTGGATCTACCCCTACCTCAAGGCGTACGTCGAGTTGTCGCGTCGCGATCCGGATGCCGCAATCGCCAACCTGCAGGCCGTACCGGCGAAAGAGATGGACCGCCCGTATCTGCAGTTCTTGATGGCCGAGGCGTACTCCCGCAAGCGTGATCGGGACGCGGCCAGACTCTGGTACGAGAAGGCGCTGGCGTCCGCCACCGGACTCGATCCGGAGACTGTGATCGTCCGACCGCTGGCGGTAGCCTGGCTGGCGAAGAACCCGGCGAAGAACTGACCGGTGACCTCGCCGTCGTGCCGCTCGAAACGAATTCAACCCCCCGCGCGACCCCGGCCCCGGCCGCGACGAGGTCGAGTGGAGGGGCAACGCTCGTCGCCACTGGAATCCTCGCCAGCCGGGTCGCCGGGCTGATCCGCGATCGAGCGCTGGCCCACTATTTCGGTCTGGGACCGCATCAGGACGTTTTCCGATCGGCGCTCAAGGGACCGAACCTGGTGCAGAACCTGCTCGGGGAGCAGGCGCTCTCCGCCTCGTTCATCCCGATCTACTCGCGGCTGTTGAAGGAAGGGAAGCGCGAAGAGGCTGGGCGATTTGCCGGCGCGATCTTCGGGCTCCTGCTCGCCGTCGTCGCGGCGATCTCGCTCGTCGGGTTCCTCTTCGCCCGGCCGATCGTCGCGCTCTTCGCCACCGGGTTCCTGCTCGACGCCGCGAAAGTGGCTCGAGGAGAGCTGGCGGTCGACCGCTTTCCGCTGGCGGTGGCTGCGGTGCGGTGGATGTTCCCGATGACCGGGCTGCTGGTCCTCTCGGCCTGGGCTCTCGGCGTTCTCAACAGCCACCGGCGGTTCCTGCTCTCCTACCTCGCTCCGGTCGTCTGGAACGCCAGCATCATCGCGGCGGTAGTCTGGGTGGGACAGGGAATTGCGGCGGGAGAAGGGCGGAGTGGGCTCGACCGCCTCCTGATCTCGGCCTGTTGCGGCGCGCTGCTCGGGGGCGCGCTGCAGTTTCTCGTCCAGGTTCCCGGCGTCGTCCACGAAGTGCGGGGATTTCACCTGAGCTTCGGCTGGCGCGACAGCCGCGTGCGCGCCGCCCTGTCCGGATTCGGCCCTGCCGTCGGGGGGCGAGGGGTACTGCAACTCTCGTCGTGGCTCGACCAGCAGCTTGCCTCGATGTTCGCCCCCGGGGCGCTGGCCGCTCTGGGCTACAGTCAGCAGCTCTACCTGCTGCCGATCAGCCTCTTTGCGATGTCTCTCGCCGCCGCGAGCCTTCCGGAGCTCTCGGAAGGGACCGCATCCGGCGGAACCGAATGGGCCGACCGGTTGCTTCGCAATGTCCGGCAAGTCAGCTTCTTCGTCATCCCGTCGATGGTCGGATACCTGGTCTTCGGACGGCTGATCGTCGCCGGGCTCTTCCGCACCGGCAGCTTCGGCGACCCGGAGGTGCTGCTCGTCGGCGCGATACTCGGCGCCTATTCCCTCGGGCTCCCCGCGGCCGGCGCCGCCCGGCCGTTGCAGAGCGGTTTCTACGCTCACGGCGACACGCGCCGGCCGGCCCTCATCGCTGCGGCGAGAGTGGTCGCCAGCACGGCGATTGCCATCCCGGCGATGGTCTGGTTGGATCGGTATTCTGTCGGGGGAGGGGCGACCGCACCGCTGCACCTCGGGGCGGTCGGTCTGGCGGCGGGCTCGGCCATCGGCTCCTGGATCGAGTTCTTCTCGTTGTGGCGGCGCCTGCGGGGGTTGCACCCGACCCTGCGTCTGCCTTGGCGGGAGGTCGCGAGGAACCTCGGGCTGGCGATCGTGGCCGCGGGGGGAGCCTGGGTTCTCGGCTGGGCGGTACCGTCCGGGATGCCGAGAGCCGTGGTGGCCGGCAGCGTTCTGGCGGCGTTCGGGATAGCGTATCTGGGCGGCGCGATGGCGCTCGGTCTGCCGGAGGTCGAACCGATTCGCCGGCGACTGCATCTTCGGCGCGGATGATCCGTACAAGGCTCAGGAATGGAGACCTTCACGCAGGTGGGACTGGGAATCGGGATGGCGGCGGCCTGCGGCTTCCGGGTCTTCCTGCCGCTTGCCCTGCTCAGCGGGGCGTCTCGACTCGGGATCGTCAGCCTGTCTCCCGGCTTCGGATGGCTGGCCAGCCGCGAAGCGCTGCTCATCCTTTCGGTCGCGTGCGTGGCCGAGATTGCGGCGTACTACCTGCCGTGGGTTGACCATCTCCTCGACCTGCTGGCGACGCCGACCGCGGTCGTCGCAGGGGTGTTGGCGAGTGCGGCCGTGCTGGTCGATCTGCCGCCGGCGTTGCGCTGGACGGTTGCCGTGGTGGCCGGCGGGAGCGTCGCCGGGCTCTTCCAGGGCACGACGGTCCTGGCCCGCCACGCCTCCTCGCTGCTGACCCTCGGCTTGGGCAATTTTCTCATCGCGACGGCCGAGATGATCCTGGCACTTTGCGCCGTCGCGTTGGCGATCCTCCTCCCGCTCGCGGTGATCGTGCTGGTGCTCGCCGTGGCAGGATGGCGCC
This genomic window from Holophagales bacterium contains:
- a CDS encoding OsmC family protein, which produces MAVRKASAVWNGGLTDGKGSVALGSGAWQGEYSFKTRFEEAPGTNPEELIGAAHAGCFSMALSATLGRNGFAPERVATEARVHLVKQEAGFAITKIELHCEAKVPGIDEAKFQELAGAAKVGCPVSKALAAIEIELHAKLTA
- a CDS encoding cation transporter encodes the protein MTTTESAVAAGSDRAPGEILRRATFASLVVGLAVMGLKFVAFTLTGSVALLSDALESIVNVVAAVAAMIAIRVALRPADETHPFGHHKAEYFSAGLEGALILVAAGTIFYEAVAKLSHPEPPNQLGLGLAFSVVASLANLALALLLIRTGTRHRSPALVADGRHVQSDVISSFGVLIGIGLAWATGWWILDPIVAILVALQILWIGAKTVWGSMGGLMDEALPAATIAEIAATIQGSMGQALEFHDLRTRQAGPTTFVEFHLVVPGALPVAEAHGVCDEIERALSERFGGAHISIHVEPEGEARHLGYER
- a CDS encoding tetratricopeptide repeat protein, which translates into the protein MPSKTKVLAGVVLAVTLSGSVHAQLSEVPKAFEALDRGDGEAAQGTFSRAAVEALLALAESQRGDAQKSTLARAAELVPADAEGLRQRVQGMQLLAEGKNAEAAALYGALATREPRDKRVQYFLGVARQRADDLPGAIVALREATNLDRAFGVALVALGDALRQAGDFGGAYNAYNHATTPDGRPVSALLGRAASRMLIGDMEGAASDLELAIKISAPGMDRYRSLMGMFFLRAYERKVADGTSRVEQAVAMWQELGRTDMAVAACNAAGRIFLETGDPDGGESWYQAGWNLVLDSKTAAEERTLWQVRMLHGTARAAAARRDFNRADSLVAQAKGLMDQDSRNAEHYAWIYPYLKAYVELSRRDPDAAIANLQAVPAKEMDRPYLQFLMAEAYSRKRDRDAARLWYEKALASATGLDPETVIVRPLAVAWLAKNPAKN
- the murJ gene encoding murein biosynthesis integral membrane protein MurJ → MPLETNSTPRATPAPAATRSSGGATLVATGILASRVAGLIRDRALAHYFGLGPHQDVFRSALKGPNLVQNLLGEQALSASFIPIYSRLLKEGKREEAGRFAGAIFGLLLAVVAAISLVGFLFARPIVALFATGFLLDAAKVARGELAVDRFPLAVAAVRWMFPMTGLLVLSAWALGVLNSHRRFLLSYLAPVVWNASIIAAVVWVGQGIAAGEGRSGLDRLLISACCGALLGGALQFLVQVPGVVHEVRGFHLSFGWRDSRVRAALSGFGPAVGGRGVLQLSSWLDQQLASMFAPGALAALGYSQQLYLLPISLFAMSLAAASLPELSEGTASGGTEWADRLLRNVRQVSFFVIPSMVGYLVFGRLIVAGLFRTGSFGDPEVLLVGAILGAYSLGLPAAGAARPLQSGFYAHGDTRRPALIAAARVVASTAIAIPAMVWLDRYSVGGGATAPLHLGAVGLAAGSAIGSWIEFFSLWRRLRGLHPTLRLPWREVARNLGLAIVAAGGAWVLGWAVPSGMPRAVVAGSVLAAFGIAYLGGAMALGLPEVEPIRRRLHLRRG
- a CDS encoding DUF4126 domain-containing protein, with the translated sequence METFTQVGLGIGMAAACGFRVFLPLALLSGASRLGIVSLSPGFGWLASREALLILSVACVAEIAAYYLPWVDHLLDLLATPTAVVAGVLASAAVLVDLPPALRWTVAVVAGGSVAGLFQGTTVLARHASSLLTLGLGNFLIATAEMILALCAVALAILLPLAVIVLVLAVAGWRLGRRVEATA